GACTTGTTAAATGACAGACCACTGACTCTGCCAGTCTCTGGGGATGATAGCCCCCCTCCAGCAGGCTGACGATGCGACCTCCACAATACTCACGCGCCACGCCCTTCACCAGTCGGGTTAACGTGCCAAAATCCTCCGTCTCCAGTCCCAGCGAACCAATGGGATCCTCCTTGTGCGCATCAAAGCCTGCACTGATCAGAATCAGTTCGGGCTGGCATTTGGCGGCAGCGTCAATCAGCATTCGCTCAAACTGAGAGAAATAGTCCTGCCGGGGGATCCCGAATGCCAGTGGAAGGTTCCAGATTGTACCCAATCCCGCTCCCGATCCTGTTTCATGCCCCAGACCCGTCCCAGGATAAAACGGGTGTCGGTGCGCAGAAAAAAAATAGACCGAATCTTCTTCATAGAAGATATCCTGAGTACCATTTCCGTGATGTACATCCCAGTCAACAATCAGAACACGGTTTAAATCATGAAAGTCAATGGCGTGTCGGGCAGCAATGGCCACATTATTAAACAGGCAAAATCCCATTGCCCGGTCTGAAAACGCGTGGTGACCCGGTGGCCTGCTGGCACAGAAAACCTGCTCAACCTGTCCGTTAATCACCTGATCCACTGCTTCAACCGCACAACCTGCTGCATAGCGGGCCACCTCATACGAGTCGGCAGACATCACCGTATCAGACTCAATGCGGCCCCCGCCAGAGGCTGAAAAGGCCTGCAATCGATTTAAATAGCTTTCAGGATGAACGCGGGATATTTCCTCCCCCAAACTAATTTGGGGATCATTCAATATCGAGAGATTGGGTACCGCTGCGCCAGCAACCTGGTTCATTACTGTTTCCAGCCTCAGAGCGCATTCCGGGTGCGCCCCGGTCTCATGCCTTAAGAAGGTAGTACTCTGAAAAAAAACCGCCATATCATATCCATTCCAGACAGGGATGATCACACGCTGAATTCCTCAGAATCCAGATAACCGTCACAAGGGGTCTCAGATGGCAGGGGGAAGCTGAACATTCTCACCGCAAACAATCATATTTTCTTCACGCCTGCATTCCCTGTCGGCATTGATGACTCTGATCATTTTTACTAACCCACAGATAATTCCGAGACGCTTTGCCCTCGCAGAAGAATTCCCGCTTAAGGATTGAGAAAATTCTTGACAGTTCGTAAGGTAAAGCGATACCGTAAGATAATAAAACAGCGCCATGGAAGACAGTGGAATTTTTTCCTGCAGCGACAACTGAGTTATTTTGACCGTGTGAGTGGGATTGGAACGCTGATTCCATAAATCTGCTGCTTGAAAATGGCAGATTTCGTTGGTATCTGCTCTTTATTTATCGTATGATTTATACAGATTCATATCCTCGTTCCACTTCATCCGGAACCAGAACAGCAGTCGGCACTTAATCACAGGAAATCTATTCGGCTGCCATAGAGTTATTTGCCTTATTTGTGTAATATTTTCCTTGAATGTAACGCTCCCTTTTGAAGTCGAGAAAACCCTGTGCTTCTAAATGTACCGGGGTTCGAGCAGAACGTTGAATGAAGGAACTTTCCGTGCGACAATCCATATGCTCGTATCAGGCCGTTTCAGGAATTGAAATGCTGACCGCCAGAGTATGCAGACATTCTCTGTTGGCAGTCGGTCTGTTACTGTGTTCCAGTTCGTTACTTCTCGGCCAGCAACCGGCAGATCCCAATGCACAGAACAATGCATTGTATGTATACAAAGAGTTGATGACTCCCGATGAAGCGGTCAATTTTCGAAAAACCAAACTGCTGGATTTCGATAAAGTGCTGCGAGGCGGAAAAATCAGTTCTGCTGAAGACAAAAAACTGATTGCGGAAGGAGCGAAATATCACGTCTACCTGATGACCTTCAAGCAGGATCCCAATAAACCGGAAAATGAGACTGACTTGAATAAACTGCGGGCTAATATCCTGCGTGATATTAATTTTTCCGGCAAGATTTCCGGTAACTATCAAGCACGCGAACTTTATCTCGAAGAACTCACAAAACGAGCCCAGGATCTGCTCGACAATCATCGACTGGTGCGGTTCAGTGCCGTCGTGTTACTTTCGCAACTTGATCTGCGTGAAGAAGATCGGCAAAAGAAAACGGATGCCGTAGCTTATACATTGGCTTACGTGCCCCTGGTCAAAGTTCTGAATGATAAAAATCAGACAATAGAGGTTAAGATTGTCGCTGCAAACGGACTGGCTCGAATCGGAAAGACAGGAAATCCGACCAACCAGTTACGTGTCAAAATTGCAGAAGAAATCATTGATGAGTTGACCCAGTCCGTCAATGATTTTTCCTGGTATCAGCGCAGTCTGGTTAATGCGCTCGGTTCGATGGGGATTTCTGACAACCTCGCTCGACAGCCAATCGTCACCGATGCATTACTGAAAGTCATGAGTAATCCGAAACGGACATGGGAAGTCAGGTCTGCTGCTGCAGAGAATATCGGCAAGCTTCCTCTCAAAGCAAATGCGGACATCAAACTTATCACTTATTCTATCGTTGACATGACACGAAAGATGATTCAGGCTTACAATGCCAACACAAACGGATATTGGTGGAAACGCAGTTTCTGGAATGTCTACCATGCCTTCAAGCCCTTGAACCCGGCAGCGGATACAG
The sequence above is a segment of the Gimesia algae genome. Coding sequences within it:
- a CDS encoding histone deacetylase family protein, with the translated sequence MAVFFQSTTFLRHETGAHPECALRLETVMNQVAGAAVPNLSILNDPQISLGEEISRVHPESYLNRLQAFSASGGGRIESDTVMSADSYEVARYAAGCAVEAVDQVINGQVEQVFCASRPPGHHAFSDRAMGFCLFNNVAIAARHAIDFHDLNRVLIVDWDVHHGNGTQDIFYEEDSVYFFSAHRHPFYPGTGLGHETGSGAGLGTIWNLPLAFGIPRQDYFSQFERMLIDAAAKCQPELILISAGFDAHKEDPIGSLGLETEDFGTLTRLVKGVAREYCGGRIVSLLEGGYHPQRLAESVVCHLTSLSND
- a CDS encoding HEAT repeat domain-containing protein, coding for MRQSICSYQAVSGIEMLTARVCRHSLLAVGLLLCSSSLLLGQQPADPNAQNNALYVYKELMTPDEAVNFRKTKLLDFDKVLRGGKISSAEDKKLIAEGAKYHVYLMTFKQDPNKPENETDLNKLRANILRDINFSGKISGNYQARELYLEELTKRAQDLLDNHRLVRFSAVVLLSQLDLREEDRQKKTDAVAYTLAYVPLVKVLNDKNQTIEVKIVAANGLARIGKTGNPTNQLRVKIAEEIIDELTQSVNDFSWYQRSLVNALGSMGISDNLARQPIVTDALLKVMSNPKRTWEVRSAAAENIGKLPLKANADIKLITYSIVDMTRKMIQAYNANTNGYWWKRSFWNVYHAFKPLNPAADTGLTKKQVNQTVVNDAYKQVINPIATIVQPGPTPPIKEEVTKAMDDWLKKNLPKNFRVAPVQAKPQNQQVAEGK